One genomic region from Arthrobacter sp. FB24 encodes:
- the treY gene encoding malto-oligosyltrehalose synthase, with protein sequence MRTPVSTYRLQIRPSFTLQDAAAEVPYLKSLGVDWIYLSPILTAEKGSDHGYDVTDPSTVDADRGGPEGLAAVSRAARAAGMGVLVDIVPNHVGVASPYQNPWWWSLLKEGRKSPYAEAFDVDWDFGGGRVRLPVLGSDDDLDKLEIRDGELRYYDHRFPLAEGSFGDGDDPRDVHARQNYELVGWRRADTDLNYRRFFAVNTLAGVRVEVPRVFDEAHAEVIRWFREGLADGLRIDHPDGLADPEGYLRRLREATGGSYLLIEKILEPGEELPASFECEGTTGYDALADVDRLFVDASAQTALDQLDGRLRGGEPADYEEMIRGTKRRITDGILHSEILRLGRLIPAGTELAGTALDTELAADAISEIIASFPVYRTYLPYGEEVLREACSLAARNRPDLAAAIELLQPLLLDAGSALAQRFQQTSGMVMAKGVEDTAFFRYTRLGTLTEVGADPTEFALDPAEFHQRMARREAELPLSMTTLSTHDTKRSEDTRARISVISEFVAEWDKVLTKLQELVPLPDGPLASLLWQAIAGAWPASRERLQQYATKAAREAGNSTDWLDPNEAFEQKLAAAVDAAFDNPEVRAELEAFVALLEPYGAANALSAKLVQLTMPGVPDVYQGTEFWDRSLTDPDNRRTVDFAERRKSLAALDSGERPASYQDDAAKLLVTSRALRLRRDRPELFTAYTAVTASGPAAAHLVAFSRGAGEAAGALTLATRLPRRLEQSGGWRDTSVALPAEMTDELTGTSFGPGPVPVADILASYPVALLVPAGPAGTDGTENHG encoded by the coding sequence ATGAGGACCCCTGTCTCCACATACCGCCTCCAGATCCGCCCGTCCTTCACGCTCCAGGACGCTGCCGCCGAGGTCCCTTACCTGAAATCGCTGGGCGTGGACTGGATCTACCTGTCCCCGATCCTGACGGCGGAAAAAGGATCAGACCACGGCTACGACGTCACCGACCCGTCCACGGTGGACGCCGACCGCGGCGGCCCCGAGGGCCTCGCAGCGGTGTCCCGGGCGGCCCGCGCCGCCGGCATGGGCGTCCTCGTGGACATTGTGCCCAACCACGTCGGGGTCGCGTCGCCATACCAGAACCCCTGGTGGTGGTCCCTGCTCAAGGAGGGCCGGAAGTCCCCTTACGCCGAGGCGTTCGACGTCGACTGGGACTTCGGCGGCGGACGGGTCCGGCTCCCAGTGCTGGGGAGCGATGACGACCTGGACAAGCTGGAGATCCGCGACGGCGAACTCCGCTACTACGACCACCGGTTCCCGCTTGCCGAGGGCAGCTTTGGCGACGGCGATGACCCCCGTGACGTCCACGCCCGCCAGAACTACGAACTGGTGGGCTGGCGCCGCGCGGATACGGACCTCAACTACCGACGTTTCTTCGCCGTGAATACTCTGGCCGGCGTCCGGGTGGAAGTTCCCCGGGTGTTCGACGAAGCCCATGCTGAAGTGATCCGCTGGTTCCGCGAAGGTCTGGCGGACGGGCTGCGGATCGACCACCCGGACGGGCTCGCTGACCCCGAGGGCTACCTCCGGCGGCTCCGCGAAGCCACCGGCGGCAGCTACTTGCTGATCGAGAAGATCCTGGAACCGGGGGAGGAGCTGCCGGCTTCCTTCGAATGCGAAGGCACCACCGGCTACGACGCCTTGGCTGACGTGGACCGCCTCTTCGTCGACGCCTCGGCGCAGACGGCCCTGGACCAGCTCGACGGCAGGCTCCGCGGCGGAGAACCCGCAGACTATGAGGAAATGATCCGCGGAACCAAACGCCGGATCACCGACGGCATCCTGCACTCCGAGATCCTCCGGCTGGGAAGGCTCATTCCGGCCGGGACAGAACTAGCCGGGACGGCGCTGGATACCGAACTCGCAGCCGACGCGATCTCCGAGATCATCGCTTCCTTTCCCGTCTATCGGACCTACCTGCCGTACGGCGAGGAAGTCCTCAGGGAAGCCTGCAGCCTCGCCGCACGGAACCGGCCGGACCTCGCTGCGGCCATCGAACTGCTGCAGCCGCTGCTGCTGGACGCCGGCTCGGCGCTGGCACAGCGGTTCCAGCAGACCTCCGGCATGGTGATGGCCAAGGGCGTGGAGGACACAGCGTTCTTCCGCTACACCCGGCTGGGCACACTGACGGAGGTGGGCGCCGACCCCACCGAGTTCGCCCTCGACCCGGCCGAGTTCCACCAGCGGATGGCGCGGCGGGAAGCCGAACTGCCGTTGTCCATGACCACGCTGAGCACTCACGACACCAAACGCAGCGAGGACACCCGGGCCCGGATCTCCGTGATTTCCGAGTTCGTGGCGGAATGGGACAAGGTGCTGACCAAGCTGCAGGAACTTGTGCCGCTGCCCGACGGGCCGCTGGCCAGCCTCCTGTGGCAGGCCATCGCCGGCGCGTGGCCGGCGTCCCGTGAGCGACTCCAGCAGTACGCCACCAAGGCCGCCCGGGAGGCCGGCAATTCGACCGACTGGCTGGACCCGAACGAAGCGTTCGAGCAGAAGCTGGCCGCCGCCGTCGACGCCGCGTTCGACAACCCGGAAGTCCGTGCGGAACTGGAGGCCTTCGTGGCGCTCCTGGAACCGTACGGCGCGGCGAACGCGCTGTCCGCGAAACTCGTGCAGCTGACCATGCCGGGCGTACCGGACGTGTACCAGGGCACCGAGTTCTGGGACCGTTCCCTCACCGACCCTGACAACCGCCGGACTGTCGACTTTGCCGAGCGGCGTAAGTCGCTGGCGGCACTCGACTCCGGCGAGCGTCCGGCGTCGTACCAGGACGACGCCGCCAAGCTGCTGGTGACTTCGCGGGCACTCCGGCTCAGGCGCGACCGGCCCGAGCTTTTCACCGCCTACACGGCGGTCACCGCGTCCGGGCCGGCCGCGGCGCACCTCGTGGCGTTCAGCCGCGGAGCCGGTGAGGCTGCGGGCGCTCTGACGCTGGCCACGAGGCTGCCGCGCCGGCTGGAACAGTCCGGCGGGTGGCGGGACACGTCGGTGGCATTGCCGGCGGAAATGACGGACGAACTCACGGGCACCAGCTTCGGACCCGGGCCGGTACCGGTCGCGGACATCCTGGCAAGCTACCCGGTTGCACTGCTTGTTCCAGCTGGCCCGGCTGGCACCGACGGAACGGAGAACCACGGATGA
- the glgX gene encoding glycogen debranching protein GlgX yields the protein MEVWPGSAYPLGATFNGTGTNFALFSERAEKVELCLFDDEGGETRIELLEVDGYVWHCYLPHIQPGQKYGYRVHGPYDPDSGNRFNPNKLLLDPYAKAVHGQIDWDPALFSYNMGDPDSRNDADSAPHMMMGVVINPFFDWDGDHLPRVPYHKSVIYEAHVKGLTQLHPEVPEDQRGTYAGVAHPSVISHLQKLGITAIELMPVHQFVNDGILEDKGLNNYWGYNTIGFFAPHNSYSSTGDTGQQVQDFKAMVRSLHQAGIEVILDVVYNHTAEGNHLGPTLSFKGIDNAAYYRLMDGDEKHYMDYTGTGNSLNVRHPHSLQLLMDSLRYWVTEMHVDGFRFDLASTLAREFYDVDKLSTFFELIQQDPVVSQVKLIAEPWDVGPGGYQVGNFPPQWTEWNGKYRDTVRDFWRGEPATLGEFASRITGSADLYEHSGRRPVASINFVTAHDGFTLHDLVSYNEKHNEANGEDNNDGESHNRSWNCGAEGPTDDPKVLGLRARQQRNFIASLLLSQGVPMILHGDEMGRTQQGNNNGYCQDSELTWINWDAVDQPLVEFTAAVNALRHKHPTFRRSRFFDGRPVLRGEGERLPDIEWLDVDGSTMKPEDWDSGFGRSVGMFLNGDGIRGRDERGRRITDVNFVLYFNAHDDEVKFTLPSDEYAPAWDIIIDTAGHNADTEPVEAGGSLPVDAKSLVVLRAHSTPEVEPDHSVAASLAALSQTTTSETEALTTPIVPEPPHTKKVRSKGQEDS from the coding sequence ATGGAAGTCTGGCCCGGATCGGCATACCCGCTGGGAGCCACCTTTAACGGCACTGGCACGAACTTTGCGCTTTTTAGCGAAAGGGCCGAAAAGGTTGAACTGTGCCTCTTCGACGACGAAGGCGGGGAGACGCGGATCGAACTCCTGGAAGTCGACGGTTACGTCTGGCACTGCTACCTGCCGCACATCCAGCCCGGACAGAAATACGGTTACCGCGTCCACGGTCCCTACGACCCCGACTCCGGCAACCGGTTCAATCCGAACAAGCTGCTTCTGGATCCCTACGCGAAGGCCGTGCATGGCCAGATCGACTGGGACCCCGCGCTCTTCTCCTACAACATGGGCGACCCCGATTCCCGTAACGACGCCGATTCGGCCCCGCACATGATGATGGGCGTGGTGATCAACCCGTTCTTCGACTGGGACGGGGACCACCTGCCCCGCGTGCCGTACCACAAGTCGGTCATCTACGAGGCCCACGTCAAGGGCCTGACCCAGCTGCACCCCGAGGTTCCGGAAGACCAGCGCGGCACCTACGCCGGCGTTGCACACCCCTCGGTTATCTCCCACCTGCAAAAGCTGGGCATCACCGCGATCGAACTCATGCCTGTACACCAGTTCGTCAACGACGGCATCCTCGAAGACAAGGGCCTGAACAACTACTGGGGCTACAACACCATCGGCTTCTTCGCCCCGCACAACAGCTACAGTTCCACCGGCGACACCGGCCAGCAGGTCCAGGACTTCAAGGCCATGGTCCGCTCGCTGCACCAGGCAGGCATCGAAGTGATCCTCGACGTCGTCTACAACCACACGGCCGAAGGAAACCACCTGGGGCCCACCCTGTCCTTCAAGGGCATCGACAACGCCGCCTACTACCGGCTCATGGACGGCGACGAGAAGCACTACATGGACTACACGGGCACAGGAAACTCGCTCAACGTCCGGCACCCCCACTCCCTGCAGCTCCTGATGGACTCCCTGCGCTACTGGGTCACCGAAATGCACGTGGACGGCTTCAGGTTCGACCTCGCCTCCACCCTGGCCCGGGAATTCTATGACGTGGACAAGCTGTCCACCTTCTTCGAACTCATCCAGCAGGACCCGGTTGTGTCCCAGGTCAAGCTGATTGCGGAGCCGTGGGACGTTGGCCCCGGCGGCTACCAGGTGGGGAACTTCCCGCCGCAGTGGACGGAATGGAACGGAAAGTACCGCGACACCGTCCGCGATTTCTGGCGTGGGGAACCGGCCACCTTGGGTGAATTTGCTTCCAGGATCACCGGCTCTGCCGACCTGTACGAGCACTCCGGCCGCCGTCCGGTCGCCTCGATCAACTTCGTTACCGCCCACGACGGCTTTACGCTCCACGACCTGGTGTCCTACAACGAGAAGCACAACGAGGCCAACGGCGAGGACAACAACGACGGCGAATCGCACAACCGCTCCTGGAACTGCGGCGCCGAAGGCCCCACCGACGACCCCAAGGTCCTGGGCCTCCGCGCCCGGCAGCAGCGCAACTTCATCGCCTCTCTGTTGCTCTCGCAGGGCGTGCCGATGATCCTGCACGGCGACGAGATGGGCCGCACCCAGCAGGGCAACAACAACGGCTACTGCCAGGATTCCGAACTGACCTGGATCAACTGGGACGCGGTGGACCAGCCGCTGGTGGAATTCACCGCCGCCGTCAACGCCCTCCGGCACAAGCACCCCACCTTCCGCCGCAGCCGCTTTTTCGATGGCAGGCCGGTCCTGCGAGGCGAAGGTGAACGGCTTCCGGACATCGAATGGCTGGACGTGGACGGCTCCACCATGAAACCCGAAGACTGGGACAGCGGCTTCGGCCGCTCGGTGGGCATGTTCCTCAACGGCGACGGCATCCGTGGCCGCGACGAACGCGGCCGCCGCATCACGGACGTCAACTTCGTGCTCTACTTCAATGCGCACGACGACGAAGTAAAGTTCACGCTGCCCTCCGACGAATATGCTCCGGCCTGGGACATCATCATCGACACCGCAGGACATAACGCCGACACTGAACCAGTGGAGGCGGGAGGATCGCTGCCCGTCGATGCGAAGTCCCTCGTGGTCCTGCGGGCCCACAGCACCCCCGAAGTGGAACCGGATCATTCAGTGGCCGCTTCGCTCGCTGCCTTGTCCCAGACGACTACCAGTGAAACCGAGGCGCTGACTACGCCGATTGTCCCTGAGCCGCCGCACACCAAGAAGGTCAGGTCGAAGGGGCAGGAGGATTCATGA
- a CDS encoding bifunctional ADP-dependent NAD(P)H-hydrate dehydratase/NAD(P)H-hydrate epimerase translates to MISAYTGTQIREAEKPLLLSGAGAVLMQRAAYGLANAVVRELVARGIRPYGASVAVLTGKGNNGGDGLFAAAFLAARGLRTTAVLTAGEAHPDGLAAFERAGGRARTLTDHNAGELAAAAASADVVIDAVLGTGAQGGLHGATASLIGKLRAAAHGFVVACDIPSGVNADTGEAYDPVLPADLTVTFGGAKAGLLADPGADHAGRVLVIPIGIETELPSPVLRRLESADLARLLPPPTRRSHKYTRGVLGVVAGSQQYPGAAVLACRGALAAGAGMVRYLGPPEPTRLVRQACPEVVCGPDNVADAHVQAWLVGSGIAEGDREQLQRVRDAVETGLPVAADAGALPALPDALPPHVVLTPHGGELARVLQRYGIDLGRQGVDGATLDAVRQAAERTGATVLLKGATTLVAAPYGPVFSQAEATPWMATAGSGDVLAGVLGSLLAQHSDDEERFAACGISADQRWAAIGAMAASLHGRAGTLASAGGPVTAGAIAQSLPEVMRTL, encoded by the coding sequence ATGATCAGCGCCTACACCGGCACCCAGATTCGTGAGGCCGAAAAGCCCCTTCTTCTTTCCGGGGCAGGCGCTGTTCTGATGCAGCGGGCCGCCTACGGCCTGGCCAACGCCGTTGTCCGTGAACTCGTTGCCCGGGGGATCCGTCCCTACGGGGCCAGCGTGGCGGTTCTTACCGGCAAAGGTAACAACGGGGGAGACGGGCTCTTCGCCGCGGCCTTCCTGGCCGCCCGGGGACTGCGTACGACGGCGGTGCTCACCGCCGGTGAGGCCCACCCGGACGGGCTGGCCGCCTTTGAACGGGCCGGCGGGCGCGCCCGGACCCTCACCGACCACAACGCCGGTGAGCTGGCAGCGGCAGCCGCCAGCGCCGACGTCGTGATCGACGCGGTACTGGGGACCGGAGCCCAAGGCGGGCTCCACGGCGCCACGGCATCCCTCATCGGGAAGCTGCGCGCCGCCGCCCACGGGTTTGTGGTGGCCTGCGACATTCCCAGCGGCGTGAACGCCGACACCGGCGAGGCCTATGATCCGGTCCTTCCGGCCGACCTCACCGTGACGTTCGGCGGAGCGAAAGCCGGGCTGCTCGCCGATCCCGGCGCCGACCATGCCGGGCGCGTCCTGGTCATCCCCATCGGCATTGAAACCGAACTGCCGTCGCCGGTGCTGAGGCGCCTGGAATCCGCCGACCTTGCCCGGTTGCTGCCCCCGCCGACGCGCCGCTCCCACAAATACACCCGGGGCGTCCTGGGCGTCGTGGCGGGATCGCAACAGTATCCGGGAGCTGCCGTCCTCGCCTGCCGCGGCGCCCTCGCAGCGGGCGCCGGGATGGTCCGGTACCTTGGCCCGCCCGAGCCGACCCGCCTGGTGCGCCAGGCCTGCCCGGAGGTGGTGTGCGGACCGGACAACGTGGCAGACGCGCACGTCCAGGCGTGGCTGGTCGGTTCAGGGATCGCCGAAGGCGACCGCGAACAGCTGCAGCGGGTCCGCGACGCCGTGGAGACGGGACTGCCAGTGGCCGCCGACGCCGGTGCGCTGCCTGCCCTTCCTGATGCCCTGCCTCCGCACGTGGTGCTGACACCGCACGGCGGCGAGCTGGCGCGCGTCCTGCAGCGGTACGGGATCGACCTGGGCCGGCAGGGAGTTGACGGTGCCACCCTCGACGCCGTGCGCCAGGCGGCTGAAAGGACCGGAGCCACAGTCCTGCTCAAGGGCGCCACCACGCTGGTGGCTGCGCCGTACGGCCCCGTTTTCAGCCAGGCTGAAGCCACGCCGTGGATGGCAACTGCCGGAAGCGGTGACGTGCTGGCCGGGGTGCTCGGGTCCCTGCTGGCCCAGCATTCGGATGACGAGGAAAGATTTGCGGCCTGCGGGATCTCCGCGGACCAGCGCTGGGCGGCCATCGGCGCCATGGCGGCGAGCCTGCACGGCCGCGCAGGGACCCTTGCCTCAGCCGGCGGCCCCGTGACCGCCGGTGCCATCGCTCAATCCCTGCCCGAGGTGATGCGGACCTTGTAA
- a CDS encoding holo-ACP synthase, with translation MIVGIGVDVVDIERFGRQLERTPGLRDRLFVPAERELNTRSLAARFAAKEAVAKVLGAPAGMNWQDCWIGLDQNGPTIQVKGTVLAVAESKGVKRWHLSMSHDGGIATATVLAEG, from the coding sequence ATGATTGTTGGTATTGGCGTAGACGTCGTAGACATTGAACGGTTTGGCCGGCAGCTGGAACGGACCCCAGGGCTCCGGGACAGGCTGTTCGTCCCTGCCGAGCGCGAGCTGAACACGCGCTCCTTGGCCGCGCGCTTTGCGGCCAAGGAAGCCGTGGCCAAGGTCCTGGGCGCTCCCGCCGGCATGAACTGGCAGGACTGCTGGATCGGCCTTGACCAGAACGGACCCACCATCCAGGTCAAGGGCACCGTGCTGGCCGTCGCCGAGTCCAAGGGCGTCAAGCGCTGGCACTTGTCGATGAGCCACGACGGCGGAATCGCCACGGCGACCGTCCTCGCGGAGGGGTAA
- the glmS gene encoding glutamine--fructose-6-phosphate transaminase (isomerizing), whose protein sequence is MCGIVGYVGHSSGRVNVGHSALDVVLEGLRRLEYRGYDSAGVAVVADGTISSRKKSGKLSNLLAELEESPLPDSVTGIGHTRWATHGGPTDQNAHPHLSDGGKLALIHNGIIENFAELKLELLEKGTVFTSETDTEVAAALLGDIFRNQLNGDAANGGMTKAMQLACQRLEGAFTLLAVHADQPDVVVAARRNSPLVVGLGEGENFLGSDVSGFIDYTRRAVELGQDQIVTITADSVEITDFFGAPAHGKEYHVDWDPASAEKGGFPSFMEKEIHDQPDAVAKTLLGRYDLDGKLTLDEMRIDPEHLKNITKIIVLACGTSAYAGQVAKYAIEHWCRIATEVELSHEFRYRDPIVDENTLVVSISQSGETMDTLMAVRYAKEQGAKTLSICNTNGSTIPRESDAVLYTHAGPEIAVASTKAFLAQIAAAYLLGLYLAQLRGNKFQGEIKDILADLGKIPAKIQEILDHEGEIKELARSMAGAKSVLFLGRHVGFPVAMEGALKLKELAYIHAEGFAAGELKHGPIALIEEGQPVFVVVPSPRGRNSLHAKVVSNIQEVRARGAKTIVIAEEGDEAVKAYAEHVFYIPETPTLLAPLLATVPLQIFALELATAKGYDVDQPRNLAKSVTVE, encoded by the coding sequence ATGTGTGGAATCGTAGGATACGTAGGCCATTCGTCAGGCCGGGTAAATGTTGGCCACAGCGCGTTGGACGTTGTCCTGGAGGGACTCCGCCGCCTGGAATACCGGGGGTATGACTCCGCAGGTGTCGCTGTGGTGGCGGACGGAACGATTTCGTCCCGCAAGAAGTCCGGAAAGCTGAGCAACCTGCTCGCAGAACTGGAAGAGTCACCGCTCCCTGATTCCGTCACCGGAATCGGACACACCCGCTGGGCCACGCACGGCGGGCCCACGGACCAGAATGCGCACCCGCACCTGTCCGACGGCGGCAAGCTGGCACTGATCCACAACGGCATCATCGAAAACTTCGCCGAGCTCAAGCTCGAACTGCTCGAAAAGGGCACCGTGTTCACGTCGGAGACGGACACCGAGGTGGCCGCCGCGCTGCTGGGCGACATCTTCCGGAACCAGCTGAACGGCGACGCCGCCAACGGCGGCATGACCAAGGCCATGCAGCTTGCCTGCCAGCGCCTCGAAGGCGCCTTCACGCTGCTGGCCGTGCACGCGGACCAGCCCGACGTCGTCGTCGCCGCCCGGCGTAACTCACCGCTCGTGGTGGGCCTGGGCGAAGGGGAGAACTTCCTCGGCTCGGACGTCTCCGGCTTTATCGACTACACGCGCCGCGCCGTGGAGCTGGGCCAGGACCAGATCGTGACGATCACCGCGGACAGTGTGGAGATCACCGACTTCTTCGGCGCCCCCGCCCACGGCAAGGAATACCACGTGGACTGGGATCCGGCGTCGGCGGAGAAGGGCGGCTTCCCGTCCTTCATGGAGAAGGAAATCCATGACCAGCCGGACGCCGTGGCCAAGACCCTGCTGGGCCGCTACGACCTCGACGGCAAGCTCACGCTCGATGAAATGCGCATCGACCCCGAGCACCTGAAGAACATCACCAAAATCATCGTGCTCGCGTGCGGCACCTCCGCGTACGCCGGCCAGGTGGCCAAGTACGCCATTGAGCACTGGTGCCGGATCGCCACGGAGGTGGAGCTCTCCCATGAGTTCCGCTACCGCGACCCCATCGTGGACGAGAACACTCTGGTGGTGTCCATCTCCCAGTCCGGCGAGACCATGGACACCCTGATGGCCGTGCGGTACGCCAAGGAGCAGGGCGCCAAGACCCTCTCCATCTGCAACACCAACGGCTCCACCATCCCGCGTGAATCAGACGCCGTGCTCTACACGCACGCCGGTCCGGAGATCGCGGTGGCTTCCACCAAGGCGTTCCTGGCGCAGATCGCGGCCGCGTACCTGCTGGGCCTGTATTTGGCACAGCTGCGCGGTAACAAGTTCCAGGGCGAGATCAAGGACATTCTGGCCGATCTCGGCAAGATCCCGGCCAAGATCCAGGAGATCCTGGACCACGAGGGCGAGATCAAGGAACTTGCCCGCTCCATGGCCGGCGCCAAGTCGGTGCTGTTCCTGGGCCGCCACGTCGGGTTCCCCGTTGCCATGGAGGGCGCGCTCAAGCTCAAGGAGCTCGCCTACATCCACGCCGAAGGCTTCGCGGCCGGCGAGCTGAAGCACGGCCCGATCGCGCTGATTGAGGAAGGCCAGCCGGTGTTCGTGGTGGTTCCCTCTCCGCGCGGCCGGAACTCGCTGCACGCCAAGGTGGTCTCCAACATCCAGGAGGTCCGGGCCCGCGGCGCGAAGACCATCGTGATCGCCGAAGAGGGTGACGAGGCCGTGAAGGCGTACGCCGAGCACGTCTTCTACATCCCCGAAACCCCCACGCTCCTGGCGCCCCTGCTGGCCACCGTGCCGCTGCAGATCTTCGCCCTCGAACTTGCCACGGCCAAGGGATATGACGTGGACCAGCCACGCAACCTGGCCAAGAGCGTGACCGTAGAATAA
- the coaA gene encoding type I pantothenate kinase — MSNVTLQRNEANGEGVSPFVELDRQTWSRLAAQMEQPLNEEDVVRLRGLGDPLDMKEVREVYLPLSRLLHLYVEAAGQLHAATTTFLGEQTQRTPFVIGVAGSVAVGKSTIARVLREMLRRWPGTPNVELITTDGFLYPLAELKRRHLLERKGFPESYDRRALLRFVSEIKGGAEEVRAPWYSHVTYDIVPGKEVVVRRPDVLIVEGLNVLAPARPRHDGKQGLALSDFFDFSIYVDAKTSYIEEWYVDRFRKLRTTAFAQPESYFHRYATLSDEEAESTARDIWKRINEPNLEENVLPTRGRAQLVLTKEADHSIRRMLLRKV; from the coding sequence ATCTCTAACGTGACTTTGCAACGCAATGAAGCGAATGGAGAGGGTGTCTCCCCGTTCGTGGAGCTGGACAGGCAGACCTGGTCCCGGCTCGCAGCCCAGATGGAACAGCCTCTGAACGAAGAGGACGTGGTCCGTCTCAGAGGGCTCGGCGATCCGCTGGACATGAAGGAAGTCCGCGAAGTCTATTTGCCGCTCTCCCGGCTGCTTCACCTCTATGTGGAGGCTGCGGGCCAGCTGCACGCAGCCACCACCACGTTCCTCGGCGAACAGACGCAGCGCACGCCCTTTGTGATCGGCGTGGCCGGTTCCGTAGCTGTGGGCAAGTCCACCATCGCCCGCGTGCTCCGCGAGATGCTCCGCCGCTGGCCCGGCACGCCCAACGTGGAGCTCATTACCACTGACGGTTTCCTGTATCCCCTGGCCGAGCTCAAGCGCCGGCACCTCCTGGAGCGGAAGGGCTTTCCGGAGTCGTATGACCGCCGCGCACTCCTCCGCTTTGTGAGTGAGATCAAGGGCGGCGCGGAAGAGGTCCGGGCTCCGTGGTACTCCCACGTCACGTACGACATCGTGCCGGGCAAGGAAGTGGTGGTCCGCCGGCCCGACGTGCTGATCGTGGAGGGGCTGAACGTCCTGGCCCCGGCCCGTCCCCGCCACGACGGCAAGCAGGGGCTGGCGCTGAGCGATTTCTTCGATTTCTCCATTTACGTGGACGCCAAGACCTCCTACATCGAGGAATGGTACGTGGACCGGTTCCGCAAACTGCGCACCACCGCGTTTGCCCAGCCGGAGTCCTACTTCCACCGCTATGCCACTCTGTCCGATGAGGAAGCCGAAAGCACCGCCCGCGATATCTGGAAGCGCATCAACGAGCCCAACCTCGAGGAAAACGTGCTCCCCACGCGGGGCCGGGCACAACTGGTGCTCACCAAGGAAGCAGATCATTCGATCCGCCGCATGCTGCTGCGGAAGGTCTAG
- a CDS encoding M15 family metallopeptidase, giving the protein MCHNCYPAVATAAPSRRSVARFLAAGAGLTALAACTPDAGTRPPSSSSASATSASASQAAAPSTAGPATSPTVTEPGTTPPAVPTSAPTPTSPAAGLAQQHSLTDPASPWLVVNKHRPLSPADYVPADLVQPNIALAVSGEAAQLNSTTAAAAEQMFAAAAGDGVTMTLASGYRSYGTQVATYNSYVASRGQAEADTASARPGFSEHQTGWAFDIGDGGGACSFQPCFAEQPAAVWAKANAHRFGFVVRYPWMFHEVTGYYYESWHLRFIGVEAAADMSAKGIATLEEYFGLEAAPGYL; this is encoded by the coding sequence GTGTGCCACAACTGTTACCCCGCTGTCGCCACCGCGGCGCCGAGCAGGCGGTCCGTCGCCAGGTTCCTGGCCGCCGGCGCAGGACTGACCGCCCTGGCAGCCTGCACGCCCGACGCCGGGACCCGGCCGCCGTCGTCGTCCTCCGCGTCTGCAACGTCCGCCTCCGCCTCGCAGGCGGCAGCGCCGTCGACTGCAGGGCCGGCGACTTCCCCCACGGTCACGGAACCGGGCACGACGCCGCCGGCGGTTCCCACCTCCGCACCGACGCCCACTTCGCCTGCGGCCGGCCTGGCTCAACAGCATTCCCTGACGGACCCCGCCAGTCCGTGGCTGGTAGTCAACAAGCACCGCCCGCTCTCCCCCGCCGACTATGTCCCGGCGGACCTCGTCCAGCCGAACATCGCTCTGGCAGTTTCCGGCGAGGCAGCCCAACTGAACAGCACGACGGCGGCCGCCGCGGAGCAGATGTTCGCCGCGGCGGCCGGCGACGGCGTCACCATGACCCTGGCGAGCGGCTACCGCTCCTACGGCACACAGGTGGCGACGTACAACAGCTATGTGGCGTCCCGCGGGCAGGCAGAAGCGGACACGGCCTCGGCCAGGCCGGGCTTCTCGGAACACCAGACCGGGTGGGCCTTTGACATCGGCGACGGCGGCGGGGCGTGCAGCTTCCAGCCGTGTTTCGCCGAACAGCCGGCGGCGGTGTGGGCCAAGGCCAACGCGCACCGCTTTGGTTTTGTGGTGCGGTATCCGTGGATGTTCCACGAGGTCACGGGTTACTACTACGAGTCCTGGCATCTGCGGTTCATCGGCGTGGAGGCGGCAGCGGACATGTCAGCCAAGGGCATTGCGACGCTGGAGGAGTACTTCGGACTGGAAGCGGCCCCGGGGTATCTGTAG
- the mscL gene encoding large conductance mechanosensitive channel protein MscL: protein MLTGFKNFIMKGNVVDLAVAVVMGAAFSAVVTSIVEGLLTPLIGRLFNAKGIEDMQWEGFMYGSVISSVISFLLVGASIYFVVVLPMNHMIERRNRRLGIGTEVKEEAAEDPQIALLTEIRDSLRSGSTRA, encoded by the coding sequence ATGTTGACCGGATTCAAGAATTTCATCATGAAGGGCAACGTCGTAGACCTTGCCGTGGCCGTGGTCATGGGTGCGGCTTTCAGCGCCGTCGTGACCTCAATCGTTGAAGGTCTGCTGACCCCGCTGATCGGCCGCTTGTTCAATGCCAAGGGCATTGAGGACATGCAGTGGGAGGGGTTCATGTATGGCTCCGTCATCTCCTCCGTCATTTCGTTCCTGCTCGTCGGCGCTTCCATCTATTTCGTGGTCGTCCTGCCGATGAACCACATGATCGAACGCCGCAACCGCAGGCTCGGAATTGGTACCGAGGTCAAGGAAGAGGCCGCCGAGGACCCACAAATCGCACTCCTCACTGAAATCCGCGACTCACTCCGGAGCGGCAGCACACGGGCCTAG